The following are encoded together in the Capsulimonas corticalis genome:
- a CDS encoding non-ribosomal peptide synthetase: MKIQDLSPAKRALLELRLKQQNRLTDNAAIPRRALESATPLSYTQELLWLQHQMTPGSAYNVPRAMRLEGELDIDALSATLVDLVRRHEILRTRYMEVDGHPVQVIDADVPPMLETIDLRSLPETDREAEVAKLVYERVSRPFDLRVDRLLKATLLRLSPLENVLILVTHHIASDGWSRDVLFRELSALYDAHHRGEPAQLPEMPIQYADYAVWQRDALQGETLQKEMDYWKRKLAGAPALLELPIDYPRPTTQTFEGAIVRRHVLTHGELTRLKAIGLEEKATLFMTVLACVKTLLYRHTGQDDIVVGTPISGRDRAETQNLLGYFMNTLALRTGFSGQSTFREMLREVRSTTLGAFEHQNAPYVKLFREMNPERNFSYNPVFQVLFGFGRGATAPFTLANIISTPFAVDRGVSKFDLTISSSEVESGLLVGFEYNTALFRPETVAAMADRMGILMKGILENPDIPIADLPLIGGAERRQLLEEWSGAQADYPAASSLQELFEAQARRTPDTVAVEFPGCALTYAQLNARANQTAHLLQSYGIGPNAPVGVLMERAPDLIVALLGILKSGGAYVPLDTAFPSERIQTILATAAATLVVTQQSLTGRLAGFEGCIVPLDHKANPLNQQDDRNPESATSPNDLAYVMFTSGSTGRPKGVAVTHASLTHYVRAAAQTYGLKSTDRVLQFASICFDTSIEEIFPCLTIGATLVVRTREMLDTLADFWKLAGEWRLTFLSLPTAFWHELARAASNHADAIPPSLRLIVIGGEKARADRLATWRKYYGQTVQIINTYGPTEGTVVATACDITADESSEIPIGHPLPNVRVYVLDEWEQPVPRGVTGEIYIGGAGVARGYLNDAARTEERFLSSPFVSGDRLYRSGDLGRYRADGEIEFMGRRDNQIKIRGFRIELGEIENALALHPGVADAAALAPVVDGDEHRIAVYAAPAPGGDLTGEALRTYLQERLPSYMVPAKLVILDTLPKTPGGKVDKRALPAIDWTESEETDEIQEPGSPIEEDLAAIWRDVLGLARVSPYTSFFDLGGHSLLAIRLLSEVNKAFSASLTLAEMLRAPTIHAMADLLRSQDEGTHTWSPLIALRASGSLPPLFCAPVGGGSAFYYRTMATLIGDDQPVYTFEPIGMNGVDEPHESVEELAAYYIKHMRAVQPQGPYHLCGLSFGGLVAFEMARQLRASGQKVASLIVFDTLAPGLKDAGSQTGSKVRRVGRAARYAVLFHRENLSACRPGDRLPYLRSRTHKLVGKLIQARGQLWKWTNENPISRELPEVFLKVKRAEQRARAKYHPTPYAGEFLLLRAHLQYRRSGRDELLGWEGMAECIDVIETPGTHFSLLEEPCVHITLGHIRSALDKASGAERPLTTHGRTFAFRLGARSE; encoded by the coding sequence ATGAAAATTCAAGATTTATCTCCCGCAAAGCGGGCCCTGCTCGAACTGCGTCTCAAGCAGCAAAATCGACTGACGGACAACGCCGCCATCCCAAGACGAGCGCTCGAGTCCGCCACGCCGCTTTCGTATACGCAGGAGCTGTTATGGCTGCAGCACCAGATGACGCCTGGGTCGGCCTATAACGTTCCGCGCGCAATGCGTCTCGAAGGCGAGCTGGACATTGACGCCCTGTCCGCGACTCTGGTCGACCTTGTCCGGCGCCATGAGATTCTGCGCACGCGGTATATGGAGGTCGACGGCCATCCGGTGCAGGTCATCGACGCCGACGTTCCGCCGATGCTGGAAACGATCGACTTGCGGTCGCTGCCGGAGACGGACCGGGAAGCCGAGGTCGCGAAACTCGTCTACGAGCGAGTCAGCCGCCCCTTCGACCTGCGCGTGGACCGGCTCCTGAAGGCGACGCTGTTGCGCCTGAGCCCACTGGAAAACGTGCTCATTCTTGTGACCCATCATATCGCCTCCGACGGCTGGTCGCGCGATGTGCTTTTCCGGGAGCTGTCTGCTCTGTACGACGCCCACCATCGCGGTGAGCCCGCGCAGCTTCCCGAAATGCCCATCCAGTACGCCGACTACGCCGTGTGGCAGCGCGACGCGCTGCAAGGCGAGACCCTGCAAAAAGAGATGGATTATTGGAAGCGGAAGCTGGCGGGCGCGCCCGCGCTGCTGGAGCTTCCCATCGATTATCCACGTCCGACCACCCAGACGTTTGAAGGGGCGATCGTGCGCCGCCACGTACTGACGCACGGCGAATTGACGCGTTTGAAGGCCATCGGCCTGGAGGAAAAGGCGACGCTGTTCATGACGGTTCTGGCGTGCGTCAAGACACTGCTTTACCGCCATACCGGACAGGACGACATCGTCGTCGGCACCCCGATCTCCGGGCGAGATCGCGCCGAGACGCAGAACCTGCTCGGCTATTTCATGAACACCCTGGCCCTGCGGACCGGATTTTCCGGGCAGTCGACCTTCCGGGAGATGCTGCGGGAAGTCCGAAGCACCACCCTCGGCGCCTTCGAACATCAAAACGCGCCGTATGTAAAGCTCTTCCGGGAGATGAACCCGGAGCGCAACTTCAGCTACAACCCCGTCTTTCAGGTGCTTTTTGGGTTTGGACGGGGCGCGACGGCGCCGTTCACGCTGGCGAATATCATCTCCACCCCGTTCGCCGTGGATCGCGGCGTGTCGAAATTTGACCTCACCATTTCGTCCAGCGAGGTCGAAAGCGGCCTTCTTGTCGGCTTCGAATACAACACGGCCCTTTTCCGGCCCGAGACCGTCGCCGCCATGGCGGATCGGATGGGCATCCTCATGAAGGGCATTCTGGAAAATCCGGATATCCCGATCGCCGATCTGCCGCTGATCGGCGGCGCCGAGCGCCGGCAGCTGCTGGAGGAGTGGAGCGGCGCGCAGGCCGACTACCCGGCGGCCTCCAGCCTTCAGGAGCTCTTTGAAGCGCAGGCGCGGCGCACTCCCGACACCGTCGCCGTCGAGTTTCCAGGATGCGCCCTGACCTACGCCCAGCTGAACGCGCGGGCGAATCAAACGGCGCACCTGTTGCAGAGCTATGGAATTGGTCCTAACGCTCCTGTAGGCGTCCTTATGGAGCGCGCTCCAGATCTTATCGTCGCCCTGCTCGGCATTTTGAAATCCGGAGGAGCCTACGTCCCGCTGGACACGGCGTTCCCCTCGGAACGTATTCAGACGATCCTGGCGACGGCGGCGGCGACGCTGGTCGTCACGCAGCAGTCACTCACCGGAAGGCTGGCGGGATTTGAAGGCTGCATCGTCCCGCTGGACCACAAAGCGAATCCGCTGAACCAGCAGGACGACCGGAATCCCGAGTCCGCGACATCTCCAAACGATCTCGCTTACGTCATGTTCACGTCCGGCTCCACGGGCCGCCCCAAGGGGGTCGCCGTCACGCACGCCTCGCTGACGCATTATGTCCGCGCCGCCGCTCAGACCTACGGATTGAAATCCACGGACCGCGTGCTGCAATTCGCGTCGATCTGCTTCGATACGAGCATTGAGGAGATCTTCCCCTGTCTCACGATCGGAGCGACACTGGTGGTGCGCACCCGCGAGATGCTCGATACGCTGGCGGATTTCTGGAAACTGGCCGGAGAATGGCGCCTGACATTCCTGAGTCTGCCGACCGCGTTCTGGCACGAGCTGGCCCGCGCCGCGTCGAACCACGCCGACGCGATCCCGCCGTCGCTGCGGCTGATCGTGATCGGCGGCGAAAAAGCGCGCGCCGACCGCCTCGCCACATGGCGCAAGTATTACGGCCAGACCGTGCAGATCATCAACACCTATGGGCCGACCGAAGGAACCGTCGTGGCGACCGCGTGCGATATTACGGCGGACGAGTCGAGCGAGATCCCGATCGGTCATCCCCTTCCCAATGTCCGCGTTTATGTGCTGGATGAATGGGAGCAACCGGTTCCACGCGGCGTCACCGGCGAGATCTACATCGGCGGCGCGGGCGTGGCGCGCGGGTACCTCAATGACGCCGCCCGAACCGAGGAGCGGTTCCTCTCTAGCCCCTTTGTTTCCGGCGACCGCCTCTACCGTTCGGGCGATCTGGGACGCTACCGGGCGGATGGCGAGATCGAGTTCATGGGGAGGCGCGACAATCAGATCAAAATTCGCGGCTTCCGGATCGAGCTTGGCGAAATCGAAAACGCGCTGGCCCTGCACCCGGGCGTCGCCGACGCCGCCGCGCTGGCGCCGGTTGTCGATGGCGATGAGCATCGGATCGCGGTTTACGCCGCGCCGGCGCCCGGCGGCGATCTGACGGGAGAGGCGCTGCGGACATACCTCCAGGAGCGCCTGCCCTCTTACATGGTTCCCGCCAAGCTCGTAATCCTGGATACACTGCCCAAAACGCCGGGCGGCAAGGTGGATAAGCGCGCCCTGCCCGCCATCGACTGGACGGAATCGGAAGAGACGGACGAGATTCAGGAGCCGGGCTCCCCGATTGAAGAGGATCTCGCCGCAATCTGGCGTGACGTATTAGGCTTGGCCCGCGTCAGCCCCTACACAAGCTTCTTCGATCTGGGCGGGCATTCGCTGCTGGCGATACGTCTGCTGAGCGAAGTCAACAAAGCGTTCTCGGCGTCTCTTACACTCGCGGAGATGCTGCGGGCGCCGACGATCCATGCGATGGCCGATCTGCTGCGCAGCCAGGACGAAGGGACGCACACGTGGTCGCCGCTGATCGCCTTGCGAGCCTCGGGAAGCCTGCCGCCGCTATTCTGCGCCCCGGTGGGAGGCGGAAGCGCCTTTTACTATCGCACCATGGCGACGCTGATCGGCGACGACCAGCCGGTATACACCTTTGAGCCGATCGGAATGAACGGAGTGGACGAGCCGCACGAATCGGTGGAGGAGCTCGCGGCCTACTATATCAAGCATATGCGCGCCGTGCAGCCGCAAGGTCCGTACCATCTTTGCGGCTTGTCCTTCGGGGGCCTGGTCGCGTTCGAGATGGCCCGGCAGCTGCGCGCCTCGGGACAGAAAGTCGCCAGTCTGATTGTGTTTGACACGCTCGCTCCGGGACTGAAAGACGCCGGCAGCCAAACCGGCTCAAAAGTGCGCCGGGTCGGTCGCGCCGCTCGATACGCCGTCCTGTTCCACCGGGAGAACCTCTCCGCGTGCCGCCCCGGCGATCGCCTGCCCTATCTGCGTTCGCGCACCCACAAGCTTGTCGGCAAGCTCATCCAGGCCCGTGGGCAGCTCTGGAAGTGGACGAACGAGAATCCGATCAGCCGTGAGCTTCCGGAGGTCTTCCTGAAAGTCAAGCGCGCGGAACAGCGAGCGCGGGCAAAATACCATCCCACGCCCTACGCCGGCGAGTTCCTGCTGCTGCGAGCGCATCTCCAGTACCGGCGGTCTGGACGTGACGAGCTGCTGGGCTGGGAGGGAATGGCGGAGTGCATCGATGTCATTGAAACGCCAGGCACCCACTTCTCCCTGCTGGAAGAGCCATGCGTCCACATCACCCTCGGCCATATCCGCAGCGCCCTGGACAAAGCCAGCGGCGCTGAGCGCCCTCTCACCACACACGGGCGCACGTTTGCATTCCGCCTCGGCGCCCGCAGCGAATAA